TTCGCAAAATTTTAAGACCAGCAATGAGCGCAGGGGTTGTCCAGCTGCCAATGGGAGGAAAGCTTCGATCAAGACCAGCCTCCCGTTCAGCCTCTGTAAACATCATCTGGCGAAAGCTGCTTTCAACGCTTTGAGGGTCCTTCAGGAGTTGCTTCATCATTTGTTTCAAATAAGCATCAGGCCATCCCCTGTCCCTCTCTTCATAAGAACGGGTGAAACGGGCTGCAGCTGCAAACAACAGGAGGCCATCCACCTCCCCTTTCACAGCTAGCCTTAACGCCAGTAATCCGCCCAGCGACCAGCCTCCGATCAACAGCGGACCGCGGGAGACTTTTCCATTTGCTCCAAGCGCAGCTTTCCAGCGATGAACCGTTATTTCAGTAAGCAGCAGCATCTTTTCAGGCGAATCCATACCGCTATAATCAACAGAAACATGCTGATATTCTGGCAGCAGCTCGCGAAGCTGATCGAAAATAGTCACTGGCATGCTCCATCCGCCAAGCCATACAATAGTGCCTTTCATCGCCATCATTGCCTCAGAACACCCAATTGAATTCCGACGTTTCGGATGCGTACAGCGGCATCGTCCAACTCCTTCTTCGTATGTGCGGCAGTTAGGGAGAAGCGGATGCGTGCCGTCCCCTCAGGCACTGTAGGTGGTCGTATAGCAACCGCGGCGATCCCTTCTTCTTCCAGAGCCGCACTGAATCGCACAGCCTTGTCATTCTCACCAACGATTATCGGTACAATTGGCGA
Above is a genomic segment from Paenibacillus sp. HWE-109 containing:
- a CDS encoding alpha/beta hydrolase, whose translation is MMAMKGTIVWLGGWSMPVTIFDQLRELLPEYQHVSVDYSGMDSPEKMLLLTEITVHRWKAALGANGKVSRGPLLIGGWSLGGLLALRLAVKGEVDGLLLFAAAARFTRSYEERDRGWPDAYLKQMMKQLLKDPQSVESSFRQMMFTEAEREAGLDRSFPPIGSWTTPALIAGLKILRSEEVLSRMSEITCPVLLVHGLEDKICPYNAAAELAAQWPQVDLIPIPGCGHAPFWGREVKIAEELRRWWDEHKDIGY